One genomic window of bacterium includes the following:
- a CDS encoding tyrosine-type recombinase/integrase encodes MPVWASDAFCASLVRLAPSSVAVYRRDLNAFVDWAEARSLDGPEAVGRKDLHRYLAALTRQGYAARTVARKASVLRRYFGWSARTGRCAGDPSLGLSTPAGAARLPDVLTERSVESLLAGRSPAAAGDHPLRRLRDDAVLELLYGSGLRVAELCALRPADLDLARSRVRVTGKGGKQRLLPLSAPAVRAVQRFREAQAAAAQTGEATGAVAATGDDGPLFLNLRGRPLGPRDVRRIMDRRSAEPTHPHALRHTFATHLLDGGADLRSVQELLGHESLGTTQVYTHVSRRRLRSVIETAHPRG; translated from the coding sequence ATGCCGGTGTGGGCGTCCGACGCGTTCTGCGCCTCGCTGGTGCGCCTCGCCCCGTCGTCGGTCGCCGTGTACCGGCGGGATCTGAACGCCTTCGTGGACTGGGCGGAGGCGCGCTCGCTGGACGGCCCCGAGGCCGTCGGTCGCAAGGACCTGCATCGCTACCTCGCCGCCCTGACCCGCCAGGGCTACGCGGCGCGCACCGTGGCGCGGAAGGCCTCGGTGCTGCGGCGCTACTTCGGTTGGTCCGCCCGGACCGGTCGCTGCGCCGGCGACCCCTCTCTCGGGCTGTCCACCCCGGCGGGAGCCGCCCGGCTCCCCGACGTGCTCACGGAGCGCTCGGTGGAATCGCTCCTGGCCGGTCGGAGCCCCGCCGCCGCCGGCGACCATCCGCTCCGGCGGCTGCGCGACGACGCCGTGCTGGAGTTGCTGTACGGCAGCGGCCTGCGCGTGGCCGAACTGTGCGCTCTGCGCCCGGCGGATCTGGACCTGGCGCGGTCCAGGGTGCGGGTCACGGGCAAGGGCGGCAAGCAGCGGCTGCTGCCGCTGTCGGCCCCGGCGGTGCGCGCCGTGCAGCGATTCCGGGAGGCGCAGGCGGCCGCCGCGCAGACGGGGGAGGCGACCGGAGCGGTGGCGGCCACCGGCGACGACGGTCCCCTGTTCCTGAACCTGCGGGGCCGACCGCTCGGCCCTCGCGACGTGCGGCGCATCATGGATCGCCGGTCCGCCGAGCCGACGCACCCGCACGCCCTGCGGCACACGTTCGCCACGCACCTCCTCGACGGCGGCGCCGATCTGCGCTCGGTGCAGGAACTGCTCGGGCACGAGAGTCTCGGTACGACGCAGGTGTACACCCACGTCAGCCGCCGGCGGCTGCGTTCGGTGATCGAGACGGCGCACCCGCGCGGCTGA
- the dprA gene encoding DNA-processing protein DprA — MGERLAETPEVGAGPGEVPTGESATGEGEALGSEAYLAALSSLAGMGPARLERLLGRWGPEEAWEVLVAGSLAEVTGVARVGEQVGRRWVSDARRADPAQIHLRHSTAGVTVRRRGAAGYPERLGGDPEPPAVLFSQGELELLEHPTVTIVGTRRCTRYGADAAFDLGKAAAAHGVAVISGLAVGIDAAAHAGALAADGVPPVGVVGSGLDRIYPRENAVLWRIVAQRGLLLSEAPLGTAPERWRFPARNRIMAALSDACVVVESHVDGGALLTATEAAQRSRAVAAVPGPIRSPASAGTNRLIAEGAGVLCDVEDLLVLLDISRTTLPLQDVPADPAGSAPVSDAGAVAILDAFDWMPATLEMLASRTGLDLGELAWHLENLSASGLLARRGLWYERSGEAPVAAGRAG; from the coding sequence GTGGGCGAGCGGCTCGCCGAGACCCCCGAGGTGGGTGCCGGGCCGGGGGAAGTACCCACTGGTGAATCTGCGACCGGCGAGGGGGAGGCCCTCGGCAGCGAGGCCTACCTGGCTGCGCTCTCGAGCCTGGCCGGCATGGGTCCGGCGCGCCTCGAGCGGCTGCTGGGGCGCTGGGGGCCAGAAGAGGCTTGGGAGGTCCTGGTGGCTGGCAGCCTCGCCGAGGTGACAGGCGTGGCGCGAGTGGGCGAGCAGGTCGGCAGGCGCTGGGTCAGCGACGCTCGCAGGGCCGATCCCGCCCAGATTCACCTGCGCCACAGCACTGCGGGGGTCACCGTGAGGCGCCGCGGCGCCGCCGGCTATCCCGAACGCCTCGGGGGTGATCCCGAACCGCCGGCGGTGCTGTTCAGCCAGGGGGAGTTGGAACTCCTGGAACACCCCACGGTGACCATCGTCGGCACCCGCCGGTGCACCCGTTACGGCGCCGATGCGGCGTTCGACCTCGGCAAGGCCGCAGCGGCGCACGGTGTTGCGGTGATCTCGGGGCTGGCCGTGGGCATCGACGCGGCCGCGCACGCGGGCGCGCTCGCCGCCGACGGTGTGCCGCCGGTGGGGGTTGTGGGCAGCGGGCTGGATCGCATCTACCCCCGCGAGAACGCGGTGCTGTGGCGGATCGTGGCCCAGCGAGGGCTGCTGCTGTCCGAGGCGCCGCTGGGGACGGCGCCCGAGCGCTGGCGGTTCCCGGCTCGCAACCGGATCATGGCCGCCCTGAGTGACGCCTGCGTCGTCGTCGAATCGCACGTCGACGGCGGCGCCCTGCTGACCGCCACCGAGGCGGCGCAGCGCTCCCGGGCGGTGGCGGCGGTACCGGGACCCATCCGCAGCCCCGCCTCGGCCGGGACGAACCGGCTCATCGCCGAGGGGGCCGGCGTGCTCTGCGACGTCGAGGACCTGCTGGTACTGCTGGACATCTCCCGGACCACGCTGCCGCTGCAGGATGTTCCCGCAGACCCTGCCGGCTCCGCGCCGGTCAGCGACGCCGGCGCGGTCGCAATCCTCGACGCCTTCGACTGGATGCCGGCCACCCTGGAAATGCTGGCGTCGCGTACCGGCCTCGACTTGGGAGAGTTGGCGTGGCACCTCGAGAACCTCAGCGCCTCGGGCCTGCTGGCGCGGCGCGGGCTCTGGTACGAGCGAAGCGGCGAGGCCCCGGTCGCCGCCGGCCGGGCGGGATGA